The Oleispira antarctica RB-8 genome contains the following window.
TTCTAAGTGCTGGCCAACGACACAAGGGCAGCGTTGCTGGGTTCATAAGACAGCGAATGTGCTCGCTAAGTTTCCTAAAGCGATGCAACCAAAAGTAAAAAGCGCACTGCATGAAATTTGGCAATCTGAAACAAAAGAAGAAGCCAATAAAAGCATGACAAATTGCGTTAAATTATTTGAAGCTAAGTACCCGAAAGCGATGAGGTGTCTTGAAAAAGATCGAGAAGCCTTGTTGGTATTTTATGATTTTCCTGCTGAGCATTGGGGCCATTTACGTACATCTAATCCGATAGAATCTGTTTTTGCGACGGTGCGGTTAAGAACAACAAAAAGTAAAAATTGTGGCAGTCGAGTAACGACGTTAGCGATGGTATTGAAGTTAATGGAAACGGCTCAGAAACGGTGGCACAGATTACGAGGTTATAATTTATTAGCGGATGTGATTACGGGTGTGAAATTTCGTGATGGCATCAAACAAGAACAACAGGATCAGGATGCTGCTTGATATTCTGTACACCAGATTTGACTATAGCTCCTGGTAACTTTGATTAAACCAAGAGATAAATTGATCTAACTCTTGTTCGAGCTGATCTCTGGGTGGCGCTTCAAAATGAACAGTTTGCTTATCAAGTCGCCCAGAAACTACCTGCATAGGCTCATCGCCTCGTAACTTACCAACGATGATCGTTTGGGATGACCACTCATCTTCCTTTGGTGGAGGGAAAAGCCATTCATGCCATTGAAATAAACGAGGTGTCGTGAGCGGAGCATGCTGATTCTGCAATGCATCCATCATCATGGCCGCAAGACCTTCTGATCGATCAGAAGTCGGATAAGGCTGCTCTGATGACAGACCTAAATGCTTAGCCAAAGAAGATCGTACAGATTCCACATTCAACTGCTCATCTTCTATTGCAGAAGAAGCAATGATATTGGCCAATAGAGTATCAAGGGATTGCTCAGTGCTGGTATTTAAAGAAGCCTTGCCAAGTAATACCCCAAGCTTCAGCCGAGTATCGCGTAAACGAGGCAGAATGAGCTCATCCTGCCACTGAAAGTCAGTCCAGCTCGGGCTTTGCCAAATCCATAGATCTGTTAAATTCATCATAAACGGCCTATTCAATACGAAGTGAGCCGAATACAATACTTATTCGGCTCACCCTCAACAACCCATCAACCGCCACCTCCAAATCCATCCGCTCACCTGCCCACTTCGTCACAAGACGTGAACTTAGCAAGGTTACTCGTAATAGCCAGATCTCTTTATTAGTATGCTCTGGATCGTTATTGGGTAAAATTGGGGAAAGAATGACCATCTATGATACTGAATGTCGCTTATTCGGGCATTTTCCATCGAGCAGTCGCATAAATCTCGTATTTACCGCACTCATCTTGAATAATGGTTTGTTTGAATTTATATTGAATCCGTTCAAGAATTTTCTGCACATTGATATAGTCGAGTGCATTTTTTATCGGACCATACGGATACACGTCAGATAATGCTACCTTTTCTAAAAGCCCACTTTTATCAATCAACATTGTGACCCTTAGTTCAGTAAGACCTTGAATCGTTACATGATTACTTTTTTTATTAAATTATTTTTCCATTAAATCCATCAAAATTTCGGTAGTGTATTTATAGTATTCCTTTTCCTTTTTACTTCCACGAGCATTGAGTAAATTTGTTATTTTTGGACATGTACCTGTAATTCCAAATAGCCCCTTCGATTTTTCAAGCAATCGTTGCCATCAACAGACATTCTAATTCGTCCGCCAATTCAGAAAATCCTTCATGCTGATTTTTTAAATCATGCAGTATCGGCAAAGTGTCACTCGCTGCCTGATAAACATCAGCAAGAATAACAGCGGCTTTCTTTTTAGATA
Protein-coding sequences here:
- a CDS encoding Fic family protein, fragment produces the protein MMNLTDLWIWQSPSWTDFQWQDELILPRLRDTRLKLGVLLGKASLNTSTEQSLDTLLANIIASSAIEDEQLNVESVRSSLAKHLGLSSEQPYPTSDRSEGLAAMMMDALQNQHAPLTTPRLFQWHEWLFPPPKEDEWSSQTIIVGKLRGDEPMQVVSGRLDKQTVHFEAPPRDQLEQELDQFISWFNQSYQEL